The Halopelagius longus genome has a segment encoding these proteins:
- a CDS encoding ABC transporter permease: MTDASALDDPARSGSRLARWRGVVGLAVRRILGRLTSDLPNRTALTVSIVAITVALLVVVTGLSFGLATESTVYGGNVDYWVVPESGTTQTTVFSAESAQLGGVHAKQTEMQEVAGVTSSTPVLVELVRMRGEESPEPEFVLAVGVVPSENPTAVSGVSTAALSPGDPYYANGSYDGDFTGEVVLSPGAAEALQASENDSLSVLGLSSGRTDRQFSVTAVNGTGSGAPQGEVPIAVFHLSELQTLTGADEGDLADQFLVRTNDPSAKSQIEEAYPGASVVARSGLATRNLFESDVPLAVSAAALVIALVVSTLFLATTMALEIDADRHRYAVLASIGFATRTRLALVALSTLTVAVVGGVFGCLLGGVGIVVLNRLVLAQMGVESLALFPPLLPAYAMLVAVVVGVAATPYPLVVAWRTNSVTEVLQ; encoded by the coding sequence ATGACGGACGCGTCCGCCCTCGACGACCCCGCTCGGTCGGGGTCCAGACTCGCACGGTGGCGCGGCGTCGTCGGGCTCGCGGTTCGGCGCATCCTCGGCCGTCTCACCTCCGACCTGCCGAACCGGACGGCGCTGACCGTCTCCATCGTCGCCATCACCGTCGCGTTGCTCGTCGTCGTCACCGGCCTCAGCTTCGGGCTCGCCACGGAGTCCACCGTCTACGGCGGCAACGTGGACTACTGGGTCGTCCCCGAGAGCGGGACGACGCAGACGACGGTGTTCAGCGCCGAGAGCGCGCAACTCGGCGGCGTCCACGCGAAGCAAACCGAGATGCAGGAGGTGGCGGGCGTCACGAGCTCTACGCCCGTCCTCGTCGAACTGGTCAGGATGCGAGGCGAGGAGAGTCCCGAACCCGAGTTCGTCCTCGCAGTCGGCGTCGTCCCCTCGGAGAATCCGACCGCCGTCTCCGGCGTCTCCACCGCGGCGCTGTCGCCGGGCGACCCCTACTACGCGAACGGGTCGTACGACGGCGATTTCACGGGCGAAGTCGTCCTCTCGCCGGGGGCCGCCGAGGCGTTGCAGGCCTCCGAGAACGACTCGCTTTCGGTCCTCGGACTGTCGTCCGGGCGGACGGACCGGCAGTTCTCGGTCACCGCTGTCAACGGAACCGGAAGCGGCGCACCGCAGGGCGAGGTTCCCATCGCCGTCTTCCACCTGAGCGAGTTGCAGACGCTCACCGGCGCCGACGAGGGTGACCTCGCGGACCAGTTCCTCGTCAGGACGAACGACCCGTCGGCGAAGTCCCAAATCGAGGAGGCCTACCCCGGGGCGAGCGTCGTCGCTCGCTCCGGTCTCGCGACGCGGAACCTGTTCGAGTCGGACGTGCCGTTGGCCGTCAGCGCCGCGGCGTTGGTCATCGCGCTCGTCGTCTCGACGCTGTTCTTAGCGACGACGATGGCGCTCGAAATCGACGCCGACCGCCACCGCTACGCGGTTCTCGCCTCCATCGGGTTCGCCACGCGGACGCGACTCGCGCTCGTCGCGCTCTCGACGCTGACCGTCGCCGTCGTCGGGGGGGTGTTCGGCTGTCTCCTCGGCGGCGTCGGCATCGTCGTCCTGAACCGACTCGTCCTCGCGCAGATGGGCGTCGAGTCGCTCGCGCTGTTCCCGCCGCTCCTCCCGGCGTACGCGATGCTCGTCGCCGTCGTCGTCGGCGTCGCCGCGACGCCGTATCCGCTCGTCGTCGCGTGGCGCACGAATTCGGTCACGGAGGTGCTGCAGTGA
- a CDS encoding ABC transporter permease, translating to MLGSRIRAVAGIAFTQLRRAPERTTLAVLGIALAVLLTTLLASVGFGVIDTGEQKFDAAGRDIWVTGGPVELSAEGGGSLESQFVNAHRLGNQFRKHEQVKTSAPVLFHAVYASSNDTEPKLLTGVGIPNTGSVAIQNGSEFSRADVHYANGSYDGPMTREVIIDPRTAELLNVSVGDTIYVGGSRETVSENRFTVVGISPTFSKFLGTPTVAIHLSELQTVTGTAGTDPATFLTLSLEDGADPKAVSEELAAEYPEYEFRTNREQLQQIIQKNALVLASGFVLVGLAVVVGLALTVNLLAIVVYQQREEFAALQAMGISRGLLVGVVSVQALLICLAGGAAGLLATPVAAGLTNELVIRLVGLESLLRTPPLVYAVGGAIALAIGTGSAAAVGWQLSRIPAYVDLRR from the coding sequence ATGCTCGGGAGTCGAATCCGCGCCGTCGCGGGCATCGCGTTCACGCAACTGCGCCGCGCCCCCGAACGAACGACGCTCGCCGTCCTCGGCATCGCGCTGGCGGTGCTCCTGACGACGCTCCTCGCCAGCGTCGGGTTCGGAGTCATCGACACTGGCGAACAGAAGTTCGACGCCGCCGGGCGCGACATCTGGGTGACCGGAGGTCCGGTCGAGTTATCCGCCGAGGGCGGCGGTTCGTTGGAGAGCCAGTTCGTCAACGCCCACCGCCTCGGCAATCAGTTCCGGAAGCACGAGCAGGTGAAGACGTCCGCGCCGGTGTTGTTCCACGCGGTGTACGCGTCGTCGAACGACACGGAGCCGAAACTCCTGACCGGGGTCGGCATCCCCAACACCGGCAGCGTCGCGATTCAGAACGGGTCGGAGTTCTCTCGCGCCGACGTCCACTACGCCAACGGGTCCTACGACGGTCCGATGACGCGGGAGGTGATCATCGACCCGCGGACGGCCGAGCTGCTGAACGTTTCCGTCGGGGACACCATCTACGTCGGCGGCAGTCGGGAGACGGTCTCCGAGAACCGGTTCACCGTCGTCGGTATCTCGCCGACGTTCTCGAAGTTCCTCGGAACCCCGACGGTGGCTATCCACCTGAGCGAGCTCCAGACGGTCACCGGGACGGCCGGAACGGACCCGGCGACGTTCCTCACGCTCAGCCTTGAGGACGGCGCGGACCCGAAGGCGGTCAGCGAAGAGCTCGCCGCGGAGTACCCCGAGTACGAGTTCCGAACGAACCGCGAACAGCTCCAACAGATTATCCAGAAGAACGCGCTCGTCCTCGCGAGCGGGTTCGTCCTCGTCGGCCTCGCCGTCGTCGTCGGACTCGCCCTCACGGTGAACCTGCTGGCGATAGTCGTCTACCAGCAACGCGAGGAGTTCGCGGCGCTCCAAGCGATGGGTATCTCCCGCGGACTCCTCGTCGGCGTCGTCTCCGTGCAAGCGCTGCTCATCTGTCTCGCGGGCGGCGCCGCCGGACTCCTCGCGACGCCCGTCGCCGCCGGTCTCACGAACGAGCTCGTGATACGGTTGGTCGGCCTCGAATCGCTCCTGCGGACGCCGCCCCTCGTCTACGCCGTCGGCGGCGCGATAGCGCTCGCGATCGGCACCGGAAGCGCCGCCGCCGTCGGGTGGCAGTTGTCTCGCATCCCGGCGTACGTCGACCTCCGGCGGTGA
- a CDS encoding DUF1616 domain-containing protein — MSRSNEWSLLLPKSVRSVPADLAAVLGVTLLTVAVVFLPTVRETPIRIVVGLGFVLFVPGYAFVAALFPERGPELHSDDEGTDAEGIDVLERVALSFGTSIAIAPLVGLALNFTLLGLRLTPIVATLSAFIAVMVFVAVQRRSELSPEDRFYVPYRRWVASARDGLVRPDTRTDMGLNVLLAVSVLLAAGSVGYSVATTPDGSTFSELYLLTEDESGELVADDYPTEFTRGESKPLVVGVENHERTTQSYTVVSVLQRVSVENNTTTVLEQQRLQEFQPTLEHNETWRQRHSVEPTMSGDRLRLVYLVYRGDAPADPTVENAYRETHLWINVSEP; from the coding sequence ATGTCCCGTTCGAACGAGTGGTCGCTCCTCCTCCCGAAGTCCGTGCGAAGCGTTCCCGCGGACCTGGCGGCGGTTCTCGGAGTAACCCTCCTCACGGTCGCGGTCGTCTTTCTCCCGACCGTTCGGGAGACGCCGATTCGAATCGTCGTCGGCCTCGGATTCGTCCTCTTCGTCCCGGGGTACGCGTTCGTCGCCGCCCTCTTCCCGGAACGGGGGCCAGAGTTGCATTCGGACGACGAGGGAACCGACGCCGAGGGTATCGACGTGCTCGAACGAGTCGCCCTCTCGTTCGGGACGAGTATCGCAATCGCTCCCCTCGTCGGCCTCGCACTCAACTTCACCCTGTTGGGACTCCGTCTGACACCAATCGTGGCGACGCTCTCCGCGTTCATCGCCGTGATGGTGTTCGTCGCGGTACAGAGACGGTCGGAGTTATCCCCCGAGGACCGCTTCTACGTCCCGTACCGTCGGTGGGTCGCCTCGGCGCGAGACGGACTAGTTCGTCCCGACACTCGCACCGACATGGGGCTGAACGTCCTCCTCGCCGTCAGCGTCCTCCTCGCGGCCGGAAGCGTCGGATACTCCGTCGCGACGACACCGGACGGTTCGACGTTCAGCGAACTGTACCTCCTAACCGAGGACGAGTCGGGCGAACTCGTCGCCGACGACTATCCGACGGAGTTCACCCGCGGGGAGTCGAAACCGCTCGTCGTCGGCGTCGAGAACCACGAACGGACGACTCAATCGTACACCGTCGTCTCGGTACTGCAACGCGTCTCGGTCGAGAACAACACGACGACGGTACTCGAACAGCAGCGACTGCAGGAGTTCCAACCGACGCTCGAACACAACGAGACGTGGCGACAGCGACACTCGGTCGAGCCGACGATGTCGGGGGACCGTCTCCGATTAGTCTACCTCGTCTACCGCGGCGACGCGCCGGCCGACCCGACAGTCGAGAACGCCTACCGGGAGACGCACCTCTGGATAAACGTCTCGGAGCCCTGA
- a CDS encoding metal-dependent hydrolase, protein MLPWAHAAFGYLLYSFGSRIRTHRPPSGVPVLALVFGTQFPDLIDKPAAWTFGVLASGRSFAHSLFTFALVLGVLWSVFDDVRSRTLVTAFGVGYTSHLVGDVLGPVLHGNFGKVGFLLWPIFPGPSGHHTSFLQFFLTRRWSPMLALGVVLTAFTLAVWVWDGMPGVADVFFGKSPERDEVGYGNR, encoded by the coding sequence ATGCTTCCGTGGGCTCACGCCGCGTTCGGCTACCTCCTCTACTCGTTCGGGTCACGAATCCGCACGCACCGTCCGCCGTCGGGCGTTCCGGTCCTCGCGCTCGTTTTCGGGACGCAGTTCCCGGACCTGATAGACAAACCCGCCGCGTGGACGTTCGGCGTGTTGGCGTCGGGGCGAAGTTTCGCTCACTCGCTTTTCACGTTCGCGCTCGTCCTCGGCGTCCTGTGGTCCGTCTTCGACGACGTTCGCTCCAGAACCCTCGTGACCGCGTTCGGAGTGGGGTACACCTCTCACCTCGTGGGCGACGTGTTAGGCCCCGTGTTGCACGGGAACTTCGGAAAGGTGGGCTTCCTGCTTTGGCCCATCTTCCCGGGCCCGAGCGGTCACCACACGAGCTTCCTGCAGTTCTTCTTGACCCGGCGGTGGTCCCCGATGCTGGCGCTCGGAGTCGTCCTCACGGCGTTCACGCTCGCGGTGTGGGTGTGGGACGGGATGCCCGGCGTCGCCGACGTGTTCTTCGGGAAGTCGCCGGAGAGAGACGAAGTCGGGTACGGGAATCGGTAG
- a CDS encoding DUF4350 domain-containing protein, with amino-acid sequence MRRPDVDTPRALLVALVAVCAVSLLFAGTMSSAAFGAFNAGWDGSSTVRDTAKEAGATPTVALETTAYAEADPSETVAFVVAPDDEYTDAEAERLRTFVEEGGTLVVAEDYGTVGNDLLADIGAETRFDGRTVRDLRHHGPTTAMPEATNVSDAETTDGVESIMLNYGTVLTGANGTVLVRTSSYAYLDTDDDGEADEGEPFRSYPVVAAEEVGSGRVVAVSDPSLFINTMQKRADNPRLVSGLVGDRETVLLDYSHSESQPPIRVALIHLRDSSAAQVGLGLFGLLVVGLRQSGRLHLPTLSSGRGEPASPGDGGGDGEAESIAEPNTHRREGGNHE; translated from the coding sequence GTGCGCCGCCCGGACGTCGACACTCCGCGGGCGCTCCTCGTCGCTCTCGTCGCCGTCTGCGCCGTCTCGCTCCTCTTCGCCGGCACGATGTCGTCCGCCGCGTTCGGCGCGTTCAACGCGGGATGGGACGGCTCGTCGACGGTTCGAGACACGGCAAAGGAGGCCGGTGCGACGCCGACCGTCGCGCTCGAAACGACCGCGTACGCCGAGGCCGACCCGAGCGAGACGGTGGCGTTCGTCGTCGCGCCGGACGACGAGTACACCGACGCGGAGGCGGAGCGACTCCGCACCTTCGTCGAGGAGGGCGGAACGCTCGTCGTCGCGGAGGACTACGGGACCGTCGGAAACGACCTGTTGGCCGACATCGGCGCGGAGACGCGCTTCGACGGACGGACGGTCCGCGACCTGCGTCACCACGGACCGACGACGGCGATGCCGGAGGCGACGAACGTCAGCGACGCCGAGACGACCGACGGAGTCGAGTCGATCATGCTGAACTACGGCACGGTCCTCACCGGCGCGAACGGGACGGTGTTGGTGCGGACGTCCTCGTACGCGTACCTCGATACCGACGACGACGGCGAGGCCGACGAGGGCGAACCGTTCCGGTCGTATCCGGTCGTCGCCGCCGAAGAGGTGGGTTCGGGCCGCGTCGTCGCCGTCAGCGACCCGAGTCTGTTCATCAACACGATGCAGAAGCGCGCGGACAATCCGCGCCTCGTCTCCGGACTCGTCGGCGACAGAGAGACCGTCCTCCTCGATTACTCCCACTCGGAGTCCCAACCCCCGATTCGCGTCGCTCTCATCCACCTCCGGGACTCGTCCGCCGCGCAGGTCGGCCTCGGCCTCTTCGGCTTGCTCGTCGTCGGCCTTCGGCAGTCGGGGCGTCTGCACCTCCCGACGCTCTCGTCCGGACGCGGCGAACCGGCGTCTCCGGGAGACGGAGGAGGCGACGGCGAGGCGGAATCGATAGCAGAACCTAACACCCATCGGAGAGAAGGGGGAAATCATGAGTGA
- a CDS encoding AAA family ATPase produces MSDPAELYDSIREEVSTVLIGNERILEGLTVSLLTRGHLLLEGVPGIGKTMTANLFARATGLDYNRIQFTPDILPADITGTEIYREQTAEFEVRRGPVFSNLVVADEINRATPKAQSALLESMQERQVTIGGETFSLPNPFMVVATQNPIEMDGTFELPEAQRDRFQLKYTMEHLEWDDEREFIDRFHANPELGAGDVQRVVSVDDLLAAQSAVESVHVAEPVREFLLEVVTATRESEEILHGASTRATLSLLNATKAYAAIHGRNYVIPDDVLTMVKPAFVHRIILTTDAELNERDPADVLGTVVESVDPPEVSIGVPEEQ; encoded by the coding sequence ATGAGTGACCCCGCAGAGCTCTACGACTCGATTCGCGAAGAGGTCAGTACCGTCCTCATCGGGAACGAACGGATTCTCGAAGGACTGACCGTCTCGCTTCTCACTCGCGGCCATCTCCTCCTCGAAGGCGTCCCCGGAATCGGAAAGACGATGACCGCCAACCTGTTCGCGCGGGCGACGGGACTCGACTACAATCGTATCCAGTTCACACCGGACATCCTCCCGGCGGACATCACCGGCACGGAGATATACCGCGAGCAGACCGCCGAGTTCGAGGTACGCCGCGGCCCCGTCTTCTCGAATCTGGTCGTCGCAGACGAGATAAACCGCGCGACGCCGAAAGCGCAGAGCGCACTCCTCGAATCGATGCAGGAGAGGCAGGTGACCATCGGCGGGGAGACGTTCTCGCTCCCGAACCCGTTCATGGTCGTCGCGACGCAGAACCCGATAGAGATGGACGGGACCTTCGAACTCCCGGAGGCCCAACGCGACCGGTTCCAACTGAAGTACACGATGGAACATCTCGAGTGGGACGACGAACGGGAGTTCATCGACCGGTTCCACGCCAATCCGGAACTCGGCGCGGGCGACGTCCAACGCGTCGTCAGCGTCGACGACTTACTGGCGGCCCAGAGCGCCGTCGAATCGGTCCACGTCGCCGAACCCGTCCGCGAGTTCCTCTTGGAGGTGGTTACCGCGACGCGGGAGTCCGAGGAGATTCTGCACGGCGCGTCCACGCGGGCGACGCTCTCGCTTCTCAACGCCACGAAGGCGTACGCGGCGATTCACGGGCGCAACTACGTCATCCCCGACGACGTTCTCACGATGGTCAAACCCGCGTTCGTCCACCGCATCATCCTCACGACGGACGCCGAACTGAACGAACGCGACCCCGCGGACGTCCTCGGAACCGTCGTCGAATCGGTAGACCCGCCCGAAGTGAGTATCGGCGTCCCCGAGGAGCAGTAA
- a CDS encoding DUF58 domain-containing protein, with amino-acid sequence MELTRRGHAVVGTAGTLLLVGALGDRPLAVAGAATLCAWLLVAQHRAAARFVECDDSLSVTVTPARPTLRPKEPGTVAVTVESDEASDLPVSAAVGWPVGVSGEHPTLTLGSGDERRETTCEFSAPLGGRYEIPEVTCTYTDGSGLFEQAVERPERASVVVETASPSDLQVGGEDFAAKMYGDHPSGQSGAGTDVVGIRQYVPGDSVSRIDWNSTARLGDAYVRELEDETAHRTRMFLDRRESMADGRPGRRKSDYLREVLLGIVRLLERNRDPVGLTLIDEDGIRVDTEMREAPRHYGRCRRILNSEGGGDARVGAVRRSEGWTGTPSNAARRIEAKLSRRDDEFAAALRPFFEPFESYTRRFNSDPLFNGLRVKTTAEPARGWTVLCTDDTHPQETREAVKATVREGTLVTVFLTPTVLFDGSHPADDRTYERYADFERFRKQLDAMPGVRAYEVAPGRTREAVLEVGRSRRDTGGQNGGESRART; translated from the coding sequence ATGGAGTTGACCCGACGAGGACACGCAGTCGTCGGTACGGCCGGAACTTTGCTTCTCGTCGGCGCGCTAGGCGATAGGCCGTTAGCCGTCGCGGGCGCGGCGACTCTCTGTGCGTGGCTACTCGTCGCTCAGCATCGTGCCGCGGCGCGCTTCGTCGAGTGCGACGACTCCCTGTCGGTGACGGTGACGCCGGCGCGTCCCACGCTCCGCCCGAAGGAACCGGGAACGGTGGCGGTCACCGTCGAGTCCGACGAAGCGTCGGACCTGCCCGTCTCGGCGGCGGTCGGATGGCCCGTCGGCGTCAGCGGCGAACATCCGACGCTGACGCTCGGTTCGGGAGACGAGCGGAGAGAGACGACGTGCGAGTTCTCCGCGCCCCTCGGGGGTCGCTACGAGATACCCGAAGTGACGTGTACCTACACGGACGGGAGCGGACTCTTCGAACAGGCGGTCGAACGCCCCGAACGCGCGAGCGTCGTCGTCGAAACCGCGTCGCCGTCCGACCTGCAGGTCGGCGGCGAGGACTTCGCGGCGAAGATGTACGGCGACCACCCCAGCGGACAGAGCGGGGCCGGAACGGACGTCGTCGGCATTCGACAGTACGTCCCCGGCGACTCCGTGAGCCGAATCGACTGGAATTCGACCGCTCGACTCGGCGACGCGTACGTCCGGGAACTCGAAGACGAGACGGCCCACCGAACGCGGATGTTCCTCGACCGCCGCGAGTCGATGGCCGACGGTCGGCCCGGGCGGCGGAAGTCGGACTACCTGCGCGAAGTCCTCCTCGGTATCGTTCGGTTGCTCGAACGCAACCGCGACCCGGTGGGCCTGACGCTCATCGACGAGGACGGCATCCGAGTCGATACGGAGATGCGAGAGGCGCCGCGCCACTACGGCCGATGTCGCCGGATTCTGAACTCCGAGGGCGGAGGCGACGCCCGAGTCGGTGCAGTGCGAAGGTCCGAGGGGTGGACGGGGACGCCCTCGAACGCGGCCCGGCGCATCGAGGCGAAACTGAGCAGACGGGACGACGAGTTCGCCGCGGCGCTGCGACCGTTCTTCGAACCGTTCGAGTCGTACACGCGGCGGTTCAACTCGGACCCGCTGTTCAACGGGCTCCGGGTGAAGACGACGGCCGAACCGGCGCGCGGGTGGACCGTCCTCTGTACGGACGACACCCATCCGCAGGAGACGCGGGAGGCGGTGAAAGCGACCGTCCGAGAGGGAACGCTCGTCACCGTCTTCCTGACGCCGACGGTCCTGTTCGACGGCAGTCACCCGGCCGACGACCGGACGTACGAGCGCTACGCCGACTTCGAGCGCTTCCGGAAGCAACTCGACGCGATGCCCGGCGTCCGGGCGTACGAGGTTGCGCCCGGGCGGACGCGCGAGGCGGTTCTCGAAGTCGGGCGGAGCCGACGCGACACCGGCGGTCAGAACGGAGGCGAGAGCCGTGCCCGGACGTAG
- a CDS encoding glycosyltransferase family 2 protein: MSEIDSNGDRANGHGGTVRSAGDLATDATAVSDSTSGPSIPENGAEAEQQYANGESEVRRDSDEGYLVTPESDLEPTLSVVIPTLNEEKGIAECINRVQSAVETMKVPTEIVVSDSSTDRTPEIAESMGGHVVEPTEGGYGAAYLHGFEHARGDYIAIGDADTTYDFEELPKLYELVADGDADMAMGSRLGGEIKPGAMPPLHQYIGNPLLTKFLNTFYDAGVSDAHSGFRVIDADALEQMNLQSTGMEFASEMIMQAGANDLEIAERPITYHERTGEATLDSFRDGWRHVRFMLVNAPGYLFSAPAIGFAVVGLLTIFGSLLGAEVYGVNFGMQTAFAGCVLTVIGHQVGSFALFSSYTTDPIRKPSDPITKRLRDSFRLEHGATLGFVLFGVGALYVVAALVRWASTGYTQLPAPMPNLFAMTVLIIGVQTVFSSFFLSMVANGTSQVN, encoded by the coding sequence ATGTCAGAGATAGACTCAAACGGAGACAGGGCAAACGGCCACGGAGGAACAGTCCGCAGTGCGGGGGACCTGGCGACGGATGCCACGGCAGTATCGGACTCGACTTCCGGACCGAGCATCCCCGAGAACGGAGCGGAGGCAGAGCAACAGTACGCGAACGGCGAATCCGAAGTCCGACGCGATTCGGACGAAGGATACCTCGTCACGCCGGAGAGCGATCTCGAACCGACGCTCTCGGTCGTCATCCCGACGTTGAACGAGGAGAAGGGAATCGCCGAGTGCATCAACCGCGTACAGTCGGCGGTGGAGACGATGAAGGTGCCGACCGAAATCGTCGTCAGCGACAGTTCGACCGACAGGACGCCCGAAATCGCGGAGTCGATGGGCGGACACGTCGTCGAACCGACCGAAGGGGGGTACGGCGCCGCCTACCTCCACGGCTTCGAACACGCCCGAGGCGACTACATCGCCATCGGCGACGCCGACACGACGTACGACTTCGAGGAACTCCCGAAACTGTACGAACTCGTCGCGGACGGCGACGCGGACATGGCGATGGGAAGCCGCCTCGGCGGCGAAATCAAACCCGGAGCGATGCCGCCGCTTCACCAGTATATCGGAAATCCCCTCCTGACGAAGTTCCTCAACACGTTCTACGACGCGGGAGTCAGCGACGCTCACAGCGGATTCCGCGTCATCGACGCCGACGCCCTCGAGCAGATGAACCTCCAGTCGACCGGGATGGAGTTCGCCAGCGAGATGATAATGCAGGCGGGGGCGAACGACTTAGAAATCGCGGAGCGACCCATCACGTACCACGAGCGAACCGGAGAAGCGACGCTCGATAGCTTCCGCGACGGGTGGCGACACGTCCGATTCATGCTGGTCAACGCGCCGGGGTACCTCTTCTCAGCCCCGGCAATCGGATTCGCAGTCGTCGGCCTACTGACGATATTCGGGTCTCTCCTCGGTGCAGAGGTATACGGCGTCAACTTCGGGATGCAGACCGCCTTCGCGGGGTGCGTCCTCACCGTCATCGGCCATCAGGTCGGGTCGTTCGCGCTGTTCAGTTCGTACACGACCGACCCCATCCGCAAACCGAGCGACCCCATCACGAAGCGACTTCGCGATAGTTTCCGCCTCGAACACGGCGCGACGCTCGGATTCGTCCTGTTCGGCGTCGGCGCGTTGTACGTCGTCGCCGCCCTCGTCCGGTGGGCCAGTACCGGCTACACCCAACTGCCGGCACCGATGCCGAACCTGTTTGCGATGACCGTGCTCATCATCGGCGTCCAAACCGTGTTCAGTTCGTTCTTCCTGAGCATGGTGGCGAACGGAACGTCGCAGGTGAACTGA
- a CDS encoding DUF6684 family protein, which yields MVSLGATGIDRETLLDIVVNIVPMGILLFFVVLFLLYMPWEENLFLTVVSHFLTIFPLLMLVLVTYVSARVISRDQHA from the coding sequence ATGGTTTCGCTTGGCGCCACCGGGATCGACCGAGAGACGCTTCTCGACATCGTCGTGAACATCGTACCGATGGGCATCCTCCTCTTCTTCGTCGTGCTGTTTCTCCTATACATGCCGTGGGAGGAGAACCTCTTTCTCACCGTCGTGAGCCACTTCTTGACGATATTCCCGCTCCTGATGTTGGTCTTGGTCACCTACGTCTCGGCCAGGGTCATCAGTCGCGACCAACACGCCTGA
- a CDS encoding DUF7553 family protein, with product MTDEIARAREEMERAGDEAESNVREPLMSLSEGLMEVVGGDKTQDTRPHDDRLREVEHRLDELEEEAEGSPRERIRRAKALIADYRQDAPTEE from the coding sequence GTGACCGACGAAATCGCTCGCGCCCGAGAGGAGATGGAACGCGCCGGCGACGAAGCCGAGAGCAACGTCAGAGAACCCCTCATGTCGCTCTCCGAGGGACTGATGGAAGTCGTCGGCGGCGACAAGACGCAGGACACCCGCCCTCACGACGACCGCCTGCGCGAAGTCGAGCACCGGTTGGATGAACTGGAGGAGGAAGCGGAGGGGTCGCCGCGAGAGCGAATCCGCAGAGCGAAGGCGCTCATAGCGGACTACCGACAGGACGCTCCGACAGAAGAATAA
- a CDS encoding helix-turn-helix domain-containing protein, giving the protein MSLVTVRIPACDLAFEHAFEVVPNLRFEMIQSVAADRSVSMAYVRVWGAPREEIEAAFDGDPTVDDFEAVSQRAESWLYEIDWDSPRLFVLREIIFQRDGQIISACGEDDEWVLRLLVLDRDDISKVVDDTTDHDFSVDVARITKMDSQTASPGELTEEQYETLLKAVEKGYFEIPRRTTMEELAEEFGISHQALSERLRRGHRMLIESALEGQTLNFD; this is encoded by the coding sequence ATGAGTCTCGTGACAGTCCGCATCCCTGCTTGCGATTTAGCCTTCGAACACGCGTTCGAGGTAGTACCGAACCTCCGGTTCGAGATGATTCAGTCGGTCGCCGCCGACCGGTCCGTCTCGATGGCGTACGTTCGGGTGTGGGGCGCACCCCGGGAGGAAATCGAGGCGGCGTTCGACGGCGATCCGACCGTCGACGACTTCGAGGCCGTCTCGCAACGCGCCGAGAGCTGGCTCTACGAGATAGACTGGGACTCTCCGCGCCTGTTCGTCCTCCGGGAGATAATCTTCCAACGGGACGGACAGATTATCTCCGCCTGCGGCGAGGACGACGAGTGGGTCCTCCGACTGTTAGTTCTGGACCGCGACGACATCTCGAAGGTCGTAGACGACACGACGGACCACGACTTCTCGGTGGACGTCGCCCGAATCACGAAGATGGACTCACAGACCGCGAGTCCGGGCGAACTCACCGAGGAACAGTACGAGACGCTGCTGAAGGCCGTCGAGAAGGGATACTTCGAGATTCCGCGTCGGACGACGATGGAGGAACTCGCCGAGGAGTTCGGAATCAGTCACCAAGCGCTCTCGGAACGCCTCCGGCGGGGCCACCGGATGCTCATCGAGTCGGCGCTGGAAGGCCAGACGCTCAACTTCGACTGA